A genome region from Populus alba chromosome 5, ASM523922v2, whole genome shotgun sequence includes the following:
- the LOC118062199 gene encoding LOB domain-containing protein 16 produces MASSGTGTGSPCGACKFLRRKCASDCIFAPYFCSEQGPARFAAIHKVFGASNVSKLLLHVPVAERCEAVVTIAYEAQARIRDPVYGCVAHIFALQQQVACLQAQLMQVKAQLAQNLIDSPRINAENIHHQWQGNHISGVPSLPTHPNYINPISPQSSLDSVDLISHNIDRGMMNMQDTQSREEFAFQPRAKVKRPCNSDLGELQALALRMMRN; encoded by the exons ATGGCATCATCAGGGACTGGCACTGGCTCCCCTTGTGGAGCATGCAAGTTTCTCCGGAGAAAATGTGCGTCCGATTGTATTTTTGCGCCTTATTTTTGCTCTGAACAAGGCCCTGCTCGATTTGCAGCCATTCATAAGGTTTTTGGTGCTAGTAATGTATCGAAGTTGTTGTTGCATGTCCCGGTTGCTGAACGCTGTGAGGCGGTTGTCACTATCGCCTATGAAGCTCAAGCAAGGATCAGAGACCCCGTTTATGGATGTGTTGCCCATATTTTTGCCTTGCAACAACAG GTTGCATGTTTGCAAGCACAGTTGATGCAAGTGAAGGCTCAACTAGCACAAAATCTAATCGATTCACCACGCATTAATGCAGAGAATATTCACCATCAGTGGCAAGGAAATCACATATCTGGGGTGCCATCACTTCCAACTCATCCAAATTACATCAATCCAATCTCTCCACAAAGCTCACTCGATTCAGTTGACCTCATCAGCCACAATATTGATCGTGGGATGATGAATATGCAAGATACACAAAGCAGAGAGGAGTTTGCATTCCAACCTCGTGCAAAGGTCAAGAGGCCATGCAACAGCGATCTGGGTGAGCTTCAAGCACTGGCACTTAGAATGATGAGGAACTGA